The Magnolia sinica isolate HGM2019 chromosome 9, MsV1, whole genome shotgun sequence genome contains a region encoding:
- the LOC131255352 gene encoding disease resistance protein RPP8-like: protein MESIVQFAVQKLNDFVTQEADLLLGVDEQIISLRTKLEWMRAFLEDVDRIGRDNKRFKIWVTQIRDVAYDAEDVIDSYIFNIEQKRREDTSAGFMRCLTSFASCIKDIPAIHDVGKKILNLERRVGEIKENISQFGVGNISVGGEASSSSNQSQLRREKRAPIVEEADVVGFEDETKTLVGRLTEGDTRRAVISITGMGGIGKTTLAKKVYNDIHVKKSFDFHAWVYVSQQYLVRELLLSIIKCFRTLEPDEMEKTPEEDLQLELSQYLQGKRYLVAFDDIWSRQAWDSLVSAFPDTKNGSRLLLTTRNEDVARHADAQSTPHKLRLLDGNESWSLFCKRALPGNLALTCPPNLEELGRKMVAKCGGLPLGIAVLGGVLSRKEKSVNTWEKVLKSVEWWLRESKEDGISGILALSYHDMPYYLKPCFLYLGAFPEDSEIYVPQLIQLWMAEGFVQRRGEEEMEDVAEDYLDELISRSMIQVGSRWSKGTVQKCRIHDLLRDLSISEAKEKRFLEVHGNMAPELPTKARRLAITCGDISKSISLNCSTPQLRSLLRFSKEEQMPEKPQLKIICGAFKLLRVMDLRDVGLSCLPDEIGYLIHLRYLCLKGTRLERLPSTITRLSNLQTLDLLNTNVNMLPDDIYKIEQIRHLLLNPMTEFPCQISNVMQIHRLINLQTLKFVKGGSWIEDGLEKLTNLRDLGIKGDLNMALPRSVCKLASLRLLWLEASRNCSIPAFPSFSNHHHLFCMNLGGPFEKLPDVHEFPPNLTELFLRGSQLQRDQIGTLEMLPNLRKLCLFPKSYIGKEMVCSVGGFPLLDDLRIYKLDELEEWRVEEGAMLNLRRLVIRNCKKLKKLPDGLQHISTLQDLKLERMPEDFRERVGRDDGEDWFKIRHVPSLTIYP, encoded by the coding sequence atggaGAGTATTGTTCAGTTTGCCGTACAAAAACTGAACGATTTTGTAACACAGGAAGCAGATTTGCTACTCGGAGTAGATGAGCAGATCATATCGCTTCGAACCAAACTTGAATGGATGCGTGCCTTCCTCGAGGATGTCGATAGGATTGGCAGAGATAATAAAAGATTCAAGATCTGGGTTACTCAAATAAGAGACGTAGCCTACGATGCTGAGGATGTCATCGACTCTTACATCTTTAACATTGAACAGAAACGACGAGAAGATACAAGTGCTGGATTTATGAGATGCCTAACTAGTTTTGCTAGTTGCATCAAAGACATACCAGCCATCCACGACGTTGGAAAGAAGATCCTCAACCTAGAAAGAAGGGTCGGCGAGATCAAGGAGAACATATCACAGTTCGGCGTCGGCAATATATCAGTTGGTGGagaagcttcatcttcttcaaatcaAAGCCAGCTGCGGAGGGAGAAGAGGGCTCCCATTGTCGAAGAAGCCGATGTGGTCGGTTTTGAGGACGAGACAAAGACACTGGTGGGGCGGCTGACTGAAGGAGATACGCGGCGTGCTGTGATTTCGATCACAGGTATGGGAGGGATAGGTAAGACTACTCTCGCAAAGAAAGTTTACAATGACATCCATGTAAAGAAGAGTTTCGATTTTCATGCTTGGGTGTATGTATCTCAACAATATCTAGTCCGAGAGCTTTTACTGAGCATTATTAAATGCTTTAGAACCCTCGAACCAGATGAAATGGAGAAGACGCCTGAGGAAGACTTGCAGCTGGAACTCTCTCAGTACTTACAAGGGAAGAGATATCTGGTGGCATTCGATGATATATGGAGCAGACAAGCTTGGGACAGTTTGGTTTCTGCATTTCCAGATACGAAAAATGGCAGCAGACTGCTTCTCACAACTCGCAATGAAGATGTAGCAAGGCATGCAGACGCACAGAGTACACCCCATAAACTCCGTTTGCTGGATGGAAACGAGAGCTGGTCACTGTTCTGTAAGAGAGCACTTCCGGGAAATCTTGCTCTTACGTGCCCTCCAAATCTGGAAGAGTTGGGGAGAAAGATGGTCGCCAAATGTGGAGGTTTACCTCTAGGAATTGCAGTATTAGGAGGTGTCCTATCAAGAAAAGAGAAGTCAGTGAATACGTGGGAGAAGGTTCTTAAAAGTGTGGAATGGTGGCTACGTGAAAGCAAAGAAGATGGGATCTCAGGCATATTGGCCCTGAGTTACCATGACATGCCCTATTACTTGAAGCCCTGTTTTCTTTATTTGGGAGCTTTTCCTGAAGATTCTGAAATCTATGTCCCCCAATTGATTCAGTTGTGGATGGCAGAAGGATTCGTgcagagaagaggagaagaagaaatggagGATGTTGCGGAGGATTACCTGGATGAGCTCATCAGTAGAAGCATGATTCAGGTGGGGAGCAGGTGGAGCAAAGGAACGGTTCAAAAATGCCGTATTCATGATCTTCTACGAGACCTCTCAATATCAGAAGCGAAGGAGAAGAGATTTCTAGAAGTGCATGGGAACATGGCGCCTGAATTACCTACAAAGGCACGCCGACTTGCAATTACTTGTGGAGACATCAGTAAGTCCATCTCTCTTAACTGCTCCACTCCACAACTCCGCTCTTTGTTGCGCTTCAGTAAAGAGGAACAAATGCCGGAGAAACCGCAGTTGAAAATCATCTGTGGAGCTTTCAAATTGCTGAGGGTGATGGATCTCCGAGATGTAGGCCTCTCTTGTCTCCCTGATGAAATAGGGTATCTAATCCACTTGAGGTACCTATGTCTCAAGGGGACAAGGTTGGAAAGGCTACCATCCACCATAACTCGCCTCTCCAATTTACAGACTCTCGATCTACTGAATACAAATGTCAACATGCTACCAGATGATATTTATAAGATAGAACAGATAAGGCACCTACTGCTAAACCCTATGACAGAATTTCCCTGTCAAATCAGCAACGTCATGCAAATCCATCGCTTAATCAATCTCCAGACTCTAAAATTTGTAAAGGGGGGCAGCTGGATAGAAGATGGATTGGAGAAACTAACCAATTTGAGAGATTTGGGAATAAAGGGAGATCTCAATATGGCATTGCCCCGTTCCGTTTGTAAACTGGCAAGCCTGAGATTATTGTGGCTAGAGGCAAGTCGTAATTGCTCGATTCCAGCGTTTCCATCCTtctcaaatcatcatcatctattttGCATGAATTTAGGCGGACCCTTTGAGAAATTACCGGACGTGCATGAGTTCCCACCTAACCTCACGGAGCTATTCTTGAGGGGGTCCCAATTACAGCGAGACCAGATTGGAACGCTGGAGATGTTGCCGAACCTTCGGAAACTCTGTTTATTCCCGAAATCATACATAGGAAAGGAAATGGTTTGCTCCGTCGGAGGGTTTCCACTGCTCGACGATTTGAGAATTTATAAATTGGATGAATTAGAAGAGTGGAGAGTGGAGGAAGGAGCGATGCTGAATCTTAGACGTTTAGTGATCAGGAATTGCAAAAAATTGAAGAAGCTTCCTGATGGATTGCAACATATCAGCACCCTTCAAGATTTGAAGTTAGAACGCATGCCGGAAGATTTCAGAGAAAGGGTTGGAAGAGACGATGGAGAGGACTGGTTTAAGATCCGACACGTACCCTCGCTCACCATCTACCCGTAG